One segment of Colias croceus chromosome 15, ilColCroc2.1 DNA contains the following:
- the LOC123697865 gene encoding myb-like protein AA gives MTLNKQKILSELGSVVNQLQSADCGCMGKLFGNSNQHNNSMASPFVQQGGYRHGCCHGHGCGYNGVAGGEPYSQQAPYSCMGRCNPPKLYADTYNFLNEKLMQPVVQEVYHDLKTISPANTIMNNEMGAKMGLNQTQQGLNSYNQVPPNQNYTNNNMIPSNQMQNQHNMMQNPQIMQNSQMPGTAQHQQYLGGMGPQIMNMINGESIVGAPQQQQGNQLKQPMLIDAPQSPHGKVGVTPLSMPNYGNFNNPAQSYGKNIDPNEQNVYAANIANRMSNMQSVNPTQQTNPMQQAQLPQQTPNYGQHNQGIRKFNEMFPGVMQGLGGDLGFDPMAIAIQMNPANQQQAAMNTMQKMMNNNENLGKIFQKPGNLLPTQPEQNTITPQSQMISNQGGPANQVQSNVIMDQTQMNNQQTLMQSTQPNNQSMAAYQQQPNAIPANNQQIYQAVANPQMTQQNTLPQSAPQQMFDPNTGALTTPPSLATVREDLVMSQPQSQSSNQQNITPQTYKEPIFPVDTTHQKIYNNLNRKNMDPAHFNTLGQPVEKLPANMYHQPIPTLPQTLSPQPLQTNQAKYSNVKATVSKTSLMGNKPVGQTPSRSQLQQIYNQYKGSQSFTQQSVKVPVEGPSQSDRRLNINKESKQLNHIPVEKTGGDSYANNQPINQKMDIAHVNGQIGDVIKENKPDLAKQDLPSNNRKYRNGLQDVIYTSYPSSAAWSFHGDGQRSNLVGRRHNKYRF, from the exons ATGACTTTAAATAAGCAAAAGATATTAAGCGAATTAGGGAGCGTTGTAAATCAGTTACAGAGTGCAGACTG cgGTTGCATGGGAAAATTGTTTGGTAATTCAAATCAACATAATAACTCAATGGCATCGCCGTTTGTACAACAGGGAGGTTATAGACACGGCTGTTGCCATGGGCACGGATGCGGGTATAACGGGGTTGCAGGTGGAGAGCCCTATTCACAACAGGCTCCCTATTCTTGCATGGGTCGTTGCAATCCACCTAAACTGTACGCTGatacttataactttttaaatgaaaaattaatgcaACCGGTGGTCCAGGAGGTTTACCATGATCTTAAAACCATTAGTCCTGCAAACACAATTATGAATAACGAAATGGGTGCAAAAATGGGTCTGAATCAAACGCAACAAGGTTTGAACTCTTACAACCAAGTTCCCCCGAATCAAAattatacgaataataatatgataccaTCCAATCAGATGcaaaatcaacataatatgatgCAAAATCCTCAGATAATGCAAAATTCCCAAATGCCAGGTACAGCTCAGCATCAGCAATATTTAGGAGGGATGGGTCCTCAAATTATGAATATGATAAACGGGGAGTCTATTGTAGGAGCGCCACAGCAACAACAAGGCAATCAACTAAAGCAACCGATGCTCATTGACGCTCCTCAATCACCCCATGGAAAAGTTGGAGTGACACCTTTATCAATGCCTAATTATGGTAACTTTAATAACCCCGCACAATCGTATGGTAAAAACATCGATCCAAATGAGCAGAATGTCTATGCCGCCAATATTGCAAATAGAATGTCGAACATGCAATCAGTTAATCCAACGCAACAAACAAATCCAATGCAACAAGCTCAATTACCGCAACAAACACCTAATTACGGACAACATAATCAAGGTATAAGAAAATTCAATGAAATGTTTCCAGGGGTAATGCAAGGTTTAGGCGGTGACTTGGGCTTCGATCCAATGGCCATTGCAATTCAAATGAATCCCGCAAATCAACAGCAAGCGGCTATGAATACAATGCAGAAAATGATGAACAATAATGAAAATCTCGGTAAAATCTTCCAAAAGCCGGGTAATTTATTACCCACACAGCCAGAACAAAATACGATCACACCGCAAAGTCAAATGATATCCAATCAAGGAGGTCCTGCAAATCAAGTTCAAAGTAACGTTATTATGGATCAGACACAAATGAACAATCAACAAACTTTAATGCAATCAACTCAACCGAATAACCAATCAATGGCAGCATATCAACAACAACCGAACGCAATTCCTGCGAATAATCAACAAATTTACCAAGCGGTTGCAAATCCTCAAATGACTCAGCAAAACACATTGCCGCAATCAGCTCCCCAACAAATGTTTGACCCAAATACGGGTGCTCTCACTACACCACCAAGTCTAGCAACAGTTCGCGAAGACTTAGTTATGTCGCAGCCACAGTCTCAATCATCTAATCAACAGAATATAACACCTCAAACCTACAAAGAACCCATATTTCCCGTTGATACGACACatcaaaaaatttacaataatctTAACCGTAAAAATATGGATCCAGCTCACTTCAACACTCTTGGACAGCCAGTGGAAAAGCTTCCAGCTAATATGTACCATCAACCCATACCAACGCTGCCACAAACATTGTCTCCTCAACCTTTACAAACCAATCAAGCCAAATACTCCAATGTAAAGGCGACTGTTAGTAAGACGTCTCTAATGGGCAATAAGCCAGTTGGGCAAACACCAAGTAGAAGTCAATTGCAGCAAATTTATAACCAATACAAAGGTTCTCAATCGTTTACACAACAAAGTGTTAAGGTACCCGTCGAAGGTCCCTCGCAGTCTGATAGACGATTGAACATTAATAAGGAATCAAAACAACTTAATCATATCCCCGTAGAGAAAACGGGCGGTGATTCATATGCTAATAATCAACCTATTAATCAGAAGATGGACATTGCACATGTAAATGGTCAAATTGGAGATgtcataaaagaaaataagcCAGATTTGGCAAAACag gATTTGCCGTCTAATAATCGTAAGTATAGAAATGGCCTTCAAGATGTAATTTATACCTCATATCCATCGTCAGCTGCTTGGAGCTTTCACGGAGATGGTCAGCGATCAAACTTAGTGGGACGTCGTCACAACAAATAtcgtttttaa
- the LOC123697867 gene encoding sterol carrier protein 2, producing the protein MGRKVFVVGVGMTKFVKPSPDRDYPELGKEAVLAALADARIKYDDVQQAVCGYVFGDSTSGQRVLYQVGMTGIPIYNVNNNCSTGSNALFLGKQLIEGGISDVILAVGFEKMAPGALGGGAYTDRTNPMDKHTLKMADLAELTGAPMTAQYFGNAGLEHMKKYGTTEVHIAKIAAKNHRHGAKNPRAQGNREYTVEEVLKSRKVYGPLNKLACCPTSDGAAAAVLMSEEAVIKYGLQSKAVEIIGMEMATDTESVFKENSLMKVAGSDMTKLAAERLYAKTGISPMQVDVVELHDCFATNELITYEGLQLCKEGEAGKFIDAGDNTYGGRVVVNPSGGLIAKGHPLGATGLAQCSELVWQLRGEAGDRQVPRARIGLQHNLGLGGAVVITMYRKGFQNASPNQVAAITDNPEGFKVFKYMKILEEAMQTDEEKLIEKVRGIYGFKVKGPGGLEGYWVINAKEGKGKVTYNGKEKCDVTFTINDDDVVDLISGKLNPQKAFFQGKIKIQGNMGLAMKLTDLQRTAAGRIDKIRSKL; encoded by the exons ATGGGTAGAAAAGTTTTCGTAGTTGGTGTTGGAATGACTAAATTTGTTAAGCCTAGTCCAGACAGAGATTATCCCGAGCTAGGCAAGGAGGCCGTTTTAGCTGCCTTAGCTGACGCCCGTATCAAATATGACGACGTACAGCAAGCTGTCTGCGGCTATGTCTTCGGCGACTCGACTAGCGGTCAGCGCGTATTGTACCAGGTCGGCATGACTGGTATCCCGATTTACAATGTGAATAACAACTGTTCGACCGGCTCTAATGCTTTGTTCCTCGGTAAGCAACTCATTGAAGGAGGCATATCTGATGTCATCCTCGCCGTTGGATTTGAGAAAATGGCTCCTGGTGCTTTGGGAGGGGGCGCTTACACGGACAGAACAAATCCAATGGACAAGCACACATTAAAAATGGCAGATCTGGCTGAACTCACAGGTGCTCCAATGACCGCTCAATATTTCGGTAATGCTGGGCTTGAGCATATGAAGAAGTATGGCACCACTGAGGTGCACATTGCAAAAATCGCAGCGAAAAACCACCGCCACGGAGCAAAGAATCCGCGCGCGCAAGGCAACAGGGAGTACACAGTTGAGGAAGTATTAAAATCCCGTAAAGTGTATGGTCCCCTCAACAAGCTCGCTTGTTGCCCGACAAGTGACGGTGCCGCCGCTGCTGTCCTCATGTCTGAGGAAGCCGTAATCAAGTACGGCCTGCAGAGCAAAGCTGTAGAAATTATTGGTATGGAGATGGCAACAGACACGGAAAGTGTGTTCAAGgaaaacagtttaatgaaagTTGCTGGGTCTGATATGACTAAATTAGCAGCCGAGCGTCTCTATGCCAAGACTGGTATTTCTCCGATGCAAGTAGATGTTGTAGAATTGCATGATTGCTTTGCTACCAATGAACTGATCACATACGAAGGGCTTCAGCTCTGCAAGGAGGGAGAGGCAGGCAAGTTCATAGATGCCGGAGACAATACTTATGGCGGCAGAGTTGTTGTCAACCCCAGTGGTGGACTAATAGCCAAAGGTCATCCCTTGGGAGCAACGGGACTAGCTCAATGTTCCGAACTTGTGTGGCAACTGCGAGGGGAAGCCGGCGATAGACAG GTACCTCGAGCGCGTATTGGTCTGCAGCATAACTTAGGTCTTGGAGGAGCAGTAGTCATCACAATGTACCGCAAGGGATTCCAGAATGCCAGCCCTAACCAGGTTGCAGCCATCACTGACAACCCTGAAGGGTTCAAAGTATTCAAATACATGAAAATCTTAGAGGAGGCGATGCAAACAGATGAGGAAAAACTCATCGAAAAGGTCAGAGGAATCTACGGATTCAAGGTCAAAGGACCCGGCGGTCTCGAGGGATACTGGGTGATCAACGCCAAGGAAGGCAAGGGGAAAGTCACGTACAACGGCAAAGAAAAGTGTGACGTCACATTCACAATCAACGATGACGATGTCGTCGACCTGATCTCCGGTAAACTGAACCCGCAGAAGGCATTCTTCCAAGGGAAAATCAAGATCCAAGGAAACATGGGACTCGCGATGAAACTGACAGACTTACAGCGCACGGCGGCAGGCAGAATCGATAAGATCCGATCCAAACTGTAA
- the LOC123697815 gene encoding myeloid leukemia factor isoform X2, with product MSLFGSLMADVEDDPFFGSHMRHMRQMSNMMNSIFSDPFCMLGEGTLSLMGPRHGSALMPFMPQMPSMNTLFAANNISDGSMGPGTSFSSSTVVMSSGPNGKPQVYSSSSSTKIGPNGVKETRKTLQDSRTGVKKMSIGHHIGERAHVIEREQNVYSGDAEERQEFINLEEDEAEQFDREFQERAARGAAARSARAITSSAHTHSHSHTPRHEPRLALPAPPVATEAPRRTRPSARRPLRTTANPLATSSSSRYWRRRYY from the exons ATGTCTCTTTTCGGATCTTTGATGGCGGACGTTGAGGACGATCCATTTTTCGG ATCGCACATGCGCCACATGCGTCAGATGAGCAACATGATGAACTCCATCTTCTCCGATCCGTTCTGTATGCTCGGTGAGGGAACCCTGTCTCTCATGGGGCCGCGCCACGGTAGCGCTCTCATGCCATTCATGCCGCAGATGCCGTCAATGAATACATTGTTTGCAG caaATAATATATCAGACGGCAGCATGGGGCCAGGCACTTCGTTTAGCAGCAGCACTGTCGTCATGTCCAGCGGACCAAATGGAAAGCCGCAG GTATACAGTTCATCGAGCAGCACAAAGATTGGTCCCAACGGAGTGAAGGAGACACGCAAAACTCTGCAGGACTCTCGCACTGGGGTCAAGAAAATGTCTATCG GACACCACATCGGCGAGCGTGCGCACGTGATCGAGCGGGAACAGAACGTGTACTCCGGAGACGCTGAGGAGCGGCAGGAGTTTATCAATTTGGAGGAAGATGAGGCGGAACAGTTTGACAG AGAGTTCCAAGAGCGCGCGGCCCGCGGTGCCGCTGCCCGCAGCGCGCGCGCCATCACATCTAGCGCGCACACACACTCGCACTCGCACACACCTCGCCACGAGCCGCGCCTCGCGCTACCCGCACCGCCAGTAGCTAC TGAAGCACCGAGACGAACTCGTCCGAGCGCTAGACGACCTCTGCGTACTACGGCCAACCCTTTGGCTACTTCTTCCAG